The DNA window CAGGTTGCTCATTTCAAGATTGTTTGCTGACGACTGGTTGAACAGGTTGAAGAACAGCTGGTTTTTCGGTATAAAAAATTTAAAGAGCTTAGATGCCATAGGTATGTTTGTTGTAAACATACGCAAGGGATATTAAGGGCGTGTTAATATTCCATTTTAAAATTGAGGGGCTAAACAGCTGCTTTTGCATCTTTATTGTACTTGTTACGGTATTCTATAGGCGATACGCCTGTTATGCGTTTAAAAGTCTCGCGAAATGCTTTCGTATCGGTATAGCCAACATTATACATTACCTCGTTAACATTTTCGCGCATGGTTTCCAGGCTCATTTTGGCCGCCTCTATACGTACGCGCTGCATGTATTCTACCACTGTATTTGACGTGGCCTTTTTAAACCGTCGCTCCAGGTGGCGGCGGCTGAGCGCCAGGGTAGATGCCAGTTGGTCAACCGTTATCTTTCCGGAATAATTGTGCTCTATAAAATCCTGCGCTCGTTTTATAACATCGTCATCATGATCTTTTTGGCCGTGAAACATCATGAACAATGACTGGCTGTTCCGCTCAATATCTATTTCAAACATCTTTGATGATTTTATAGCCATATCCCTGCCGGCAAACTTCTCTACCAGGTAGAGGATAAGATTGAGTGAGGAATATGCTCCGCCGCTGGTGTATATGCCACCTTCGTCGGTAATGATCTTGTACGGCATAACTTTAACGTCAGGAAACATTAGCTTGAACTCATCCGCCGCCAACCAGTGCGTAGTGCAGCTGCGGCCTTTTAACAGCCCTGTAGAGGCAAGCAGGAACGCGCCGATACATAATGATACCAGCTCGGCACCGGCTTTATATTGCTTGATCAACCAGGGTACAAAATCGGCATTGTCGCTAATCACCTTGGCCATATCGCCATGTACCGCCGGAATGATCACCATATCTGTTTTGCTTACGTCGTTAATGGTGAGATCGGGCTTTATAATGAACAAGCCGTTGGTAAGTGTGGTCTCGTTACTTAACCCCACCAGCTGAACCTTAAACACCGGCGGCTTTTTCATGCGGTCCATAGCCTCATTTACCTTGGTAAACATCTTGTAGGTCGCCTCAATATTGCTCAGGCTGGTCTCGCCTCTGGGGATAAGTATCGATACGTGTTTCATGATATCAAAAGTAAGCGGAAGCACTGTCGTAATCAACCCCACAGAATGTCGTAATTACACCCCTGCCATTTAGTTAAAGCGCTGCACCTTTGTTATGTTCGGATAAGTTATGATAGAAGTTTTTAAAACAAATGTGGATGATGCGGGCCGGTCGCAAATGCTGATCGGCTTGCTGAAAAAGCATTTTCCGGTGTGCCGGATAAACTTTGATCTGGAGGACTGTGATAAGGTGCTGCGGGTAGAAGGCCGGGAGTTTTGCCCCACTCGCGTAATAGAATTGATAAAACTGAACGGGCACTATTGTGAAATACTTACATAGGATTATTAACCATTATACAATTTATTATGTCCAAAATTAGCGCATACATTAATTTTAAGAACACTTGCCGCGAAGCCATGACCTTTTACCAGCAATGCCTTGGTGGCGAACTGCAGCTCATCATTGTTAAAAATTCGCCAATGGCAGAGATGTTCCCTGCTGAGATGCAGGACTCTGTATTACATGCCGACCTTACCGCCCGTGACCTGAACTTGCTTGCCTCGGATATGCAGGACCCGAGCGTAGCCGAGAAAACAGGCGGACCGGTATCTCTCACCCTCAGTT is part of the Mucilaginibacter terrenus genome and encodes:
- a CDS encoding VOC family protein, translating into MSKISAYINFKNTCREAMTFYQQCLGGELQLIIVKNSPMAEMFPAEMQDSVLHADLTARDLNLLASDMQDPSVAEKTGGPVSLTLSCDSKEAMFDAFAKLSDGGTVTCQPEVFFAGTMGNLVDKFGIRWGVFTAEK
- a CDS encoding GlxA family transcriptional regulator, whose product is MKHVSILIPRGETSLSNIEATYKMFTKVNEAMDRMKKPPVFKVQLVGLSNETTLTNGLFIIKPDLTINDVSKTDMVIIPAVHGDMAKVISDNADFVPWLIKQYKAGAELVSLCIGAFLLASTGLLKGRSCTTHWLAADEFKLMFPDVKVMPYKIITDEGGIYTSGGAYSSLNLILYLVEKFAGRDMAIKSSKMFEIDIERNSQSLFMMFHGQKDHDDDVIKRAQDFIEHNYSGKITVDQLASTLALSRRHLERRFKKATSNTVVEYMQRVRIEAAKMSLETMRENVNEVMYNVGYTDTKAFRETFKRITGVSPIEYRNKYNKDAKAAV